One stretch of Cryomorphaceae bacterium 1068 DNA includes these proteins:
- a CDS encoding tetratricopeptide repeat protein — MKKLILFFSVLILAATGKGQSLDYARDQFTLGNEAYMKGDYETALNHFLEAEPSTEGLAINYNLGNAYFKLGEIPESILHYERALRFDPSNEDVQYNLSIANDMIADKIEVLPKSKLQIWWKTFRYSLGPDGWAEICIALAFVSVLLFLLYYFSHSTGLRRFGFFGSILTFIFLVLTYTLAVSAENYRYAEKSAIVFTDKVDVKSEPRGGSVNVFVLHAGTKVEILSQEGEWYEVEIGSGAQGWIYQDELRLV, encoded by the coding sequence ATGAAAAAGCTCATCCTTTTCTTTTCAGTCTTGATTTTAGCGGCAACAGGCAAAGGCCAAAGCTTGGATTATGCCCGCGATCAATTCACGCTGGGTAACGAAGCCTACATGAAAGGTGATTACGAAACCGCTTTGAATCACTTTCTGGAAGCAGAGCCTAGTACCGAAGGATTAGCCATCAACTACAACCTCGGTAACGCCTATTTCAAATTAGGCGAAATACCCGAGAGCATCCTTCATTATGAACGTGCTTTGCGGTTTGATCCGTCCAATGAGGATGTGCAGTACAATCTGAGCATAGCCAATGACATGATTGCCGACAAGATCGAGGTATTGCCAAAAAGCAAGCTGCAGATTTGGTGGAAGACTTTCCGCTACAGTCTGGGCCCTGATGGATGGGCAGAGATTTGCATTGCATTGGCCTTTGTATCCGTTCTGCTCTTTTTACTCTACTACTTCAGTCATTCCACCGGTCTTCGCCGCTTTGGGTTCTTTGGCAGTATACTGACCTTTATCTTCTTGGTGCTGACTTACACTTTGGCCGTATCGGCTGAGAACTATCGCTATGCAGAAAAATCGGCGATCGTATTTACCGATAAGGTAGACGTGAAGAGCGAGCCACGCGGCGGTAGTGTCAATGTATTTGTTTTACACGCAGGCACCAAAGTTGAAATCTTGAGCCAAGAAGGCGAATGGTATGAAGTGGAGATTGGCAGCGGCGCTCAAGGATGGATTTATCAAGATGAGTTGAGGCTGGTGTAG
- a CDS encoding GNAT family N-acetyltransferase translates to MKIENSTLEDIPRIFEFYRIATAYMKSKNQVHWPEFSIDLIMHEINEHRQWKLVMDQEIACIWATTLEDELIWGHNSKDPALYIHRIAVNPDFRGKNLVNELARWANDFGHSLDLKYIRIDTVGYNQALISHYEKVGFEFLGMRKLANNAGLLDHYKEGEVCYFQKEIRNQSNAMRES, encoded by the coding sequence ATGAAAATTGAAAATAGCACACTTGAAGACATCCCTAGAATATTCGAATTCTACCGAATAGCCACTGCATACATGAAATCAAAAAATCAAGTGCATTGGCCCGAATTCTCAATCGATTTAATCATGCATGAGATCAATGAGCATAGGCAGTGGAAATTAGTAATGGATCAAGAGATTGCCTGTATATGGGCCACTACACTAGAAGACGAACTAATTTGGGGGCATAATTCCAAGGATCCTGCGCTTTACATCCATCGAATAGCTGTGAATCCAGATTTTAGAGGCAAGAACTTGGTTAATGAACTTGCAAGATGGGCCAATGATTTTGGACATAGCCTAGACTTAAAGTATATCCGTATAGACACAGTAGGTTATAACCAAGCCTTGATTAGCCATTACGAAAAAGTAGGTTTTGAATTTTTAGGTATGAGAAAGCTCGCAAATAACGCAGGTCTTCTCGATCATTACAAAGAAGGAGAGGTGTGCTATTTTCAAAAGGAAATCCGCAACCAATCTAATGCCATGCGCGAGTCTTAG
- a CDS encoding DUF1272 domain-containing protein has product MEIRLNCENCDKPLLNDSTEAMICSFDCTFCQECVEDILQNVCPNCGGGFEKRPTRPRAFLKAHPPSAKKVLKPVRMEVFQTMLVEYENVHPSER; this is encoded by the coding sequence ATGGAGATTAGACTCAATTGTGAAAACTGTGATAAACCGCTTCTCAATGATAGCACGGAAGCGATGATTTGTTCGTTCGACTGCACTTTTTGTCAGGAGTGTGTTGAGGACATTCTACAGAATGTTTGCCCCAATTGTGGAGGCGGATTTGAAAAAAGACCCACAAGGCCTCGAGCATTCCTCAAAGCTCATCCACCTTCAGCGAAGAAGGTATTGAAACCTGTAAGAATGGAAGTTTTTCAAACCATGCTTGTAGAGTATGAGAACGTTCACCCCTCCGAGAGATAG
- a CDS encoding carbon-nitrogen hydrolase family protein, protein MKVCLVQSQSRPGEIDFNIQNHINLIQVALQSKPDLIVFPELSLTGYEPQMAEELAFGVEDQRLKPFQDIADFHKVIVSIGLPIRQFEEVHISAVFFLPGKDRLLYLKTLLHEDELGFFSEGKNQPLLLDIAKKAAFGICYESLKRAFYEKVLENHAEMYIASVAKSIEGVECAYAQFPEIARVYNVPVLMSNCVGNSDDFVSSGQSAVWNQQGDLMGQLDGESQGLLFYDMQTEEVKIIQDL, encoded by the coding sequence ATGAAAGTATGTCTCGTCCAATCGCAATCACGACCAGGAGAAATAGATTTTAACATTCAGAATCACATAAATCTTATCCAAGTTGCTCTTCAGTCAAAGCCCGATTTGATTGTGTTTCCAGAACTTTCTCTCACTGGATACGAACCTCAAATGGCAGAAGAGCTAGCTTTTGGCGTGGAAGATCAACGGCTAAAACCATTTCAAGACATAGCAGATTTTCACAAAGTGATCGTTTCGATAGGATTGCCCATACGTCAGTTCGAAGAAGTACATATCAGTGCGGTTTTCTTCCTACCTGGGAAAGACCGATTACTCTATTTAAAGACACTGCTCCATGAAGATGAACTTGGCTTTTTTTCAGAAGGTAAAAATCAGCCTCTTCTTTTGGACATTGCTAAAAAGGCCGCTTTTGGGATCTGCTACGAGAGCTTAAAAAGAGCCTTCTATGAAAAAGTGTTGGAGAATCATGCCGAAATGTACATAGCGAGCGTCGCTAAATCAATCGAAGGGGTCGAATGCGCGTATGCCCAGTTCCCAGAAATTGCTCGAGTTTACAATGTACCCGTGTTGATGTCAAATTGTGTTGGTAATTCCGATGATTTTGTGAGCTCAGGCCAATCGGCTGTTTGGAATCAGCAAGGTGACCTCATGGGACAGCTCGATGGGGAAAGTCAAGGGTTATTGTTCTACGACATGCAAACGGAAGAAGTGAAAATAATCCAAGATTTATAA
- a CDS encoding n-acetylglutamate synthase, whose product MNYDGKKFRPVQNTENGETSAETTFEYRQIGNILTSEYSGGQILKGHLIGLVAEDGSIDMRYHQVNTKGNLMTGRCYSRPERMTDGRIRLHENWEWTSGDKSKGMSVLEEIQTEIK is encoded by the coding sequence ATGAATTACGACGGAAAAAAATTCAGGCCAGTACAGAATACCGAAAATGGAGAGACTTCAGCAGAAACCACTTTTGAGTATCGGCAGATAGGTAATATTCTGACTTCTGAATACAGTGGTGGTCAAATTTTAAAAGGTCATCTTATTGGCTTAGTGGCTGAAGACGGCAGCATTGATATGCGGTATCATCAGGTAAACACAAAAGGAAATTTGATGACTGGGAGGTGTTATTCAAGACCAGAAAGGATGACTGATGGAAGAATTAGACTTCACGAAAACTGGGAATGGACATCGGGCGATAAATCTAAAGGGATGTCGGTTCTGGAAGAAATACAAACTGAAATCAAATGA